The following proteins are co-located in the Schistocerca nitens isolate TAMUIC-IGC-003100 chromosome 2, iqSchNite1.1, whole genome shotgun sequence genome:
- the LOC126236726 gene encoding uncharacterized protein LOC126236726 isoform X1 has translation MASKLVIVVALAVVAQVSSSPLFFDIGEIISDIKDGAEAVANEIQQGIENAVNGNSNGASTNATTSDNSTASSSGNATTADNATSSESSSSGIESMIDAITNAMNNAASAAKSVADNIFNSAEAFNDAMAAKVKDALNSTSTQLNKIKSLVDSAFSDAASDLADKASSAVSAMESAVAAVGNATQDNIASAEQAMQQAAAAVQALNEAAADASSAKAQMVVSSIEEALSSTQALFDSVKSKLSSDASSSTSSDSSTSSVSSSNSTASS, from the exons ATGGCTTCCAAGTTGGTGATCGTCGTCGCATTGGCTGTGGTAGCGCAG GTGTCTTCGTCTCCCTTGTTTTTTGACATCGGAGAAATCATCAGTGATATCAAAGATGGTGCGGAAGCAGTTGCAAACGAAATCCAGCAAGGTATTGAGAACGCCGTGAATGGGAACAGCAACGGCGCTTCGACCAATGCCACTACCTCTGACAACTCTACCGCTTCTTCATCGGGTAATGCGACCACCGCGGACAACGCAACTAGCTCCGAA AGTTCCTCTTCAGGCATTGAAAGCATGATTGATGCGATCACGAATGCTATGAACAACGCCGCAAGCGCTGCGAAGAGCGTTGCAGACAACATCTTCAACAGCGCAGAGGCATTTAACGACGCCATGGCTGCCAAAGTAAAAGATGCTTTGAACTCTACGTCTACACAGCTGAACAAAATTAAG TCGCTGGTGGACAGCGCGTTCTCCGACGCGGCGTCCGACCTGGCCGACAAGGCGTCGAGCGCGGTGTCCGCCATGGAGAGTGCGGTGGCCGCCGTGGGCAACGCGACGCAGGACAACATCGCGAGTGCCGAGCAGGCGATGCAGCAGGCCGCCGCCGCCGTGCAGGCGCTCAACGAAGCCGCCGCCGACGCCTCCTCCGCCAAGGCGCAGATGGTCGTCTCCTCCATCGAGGAG GCCCTGAGCTCCACCCAGGCGCTGTTCGACAGCGTCAAGTCCAAGCTGAGCAGCGACGCCTCGTCCAGCACTTCCAGCGACTCCAGCACTTCCAGCGTCTCCAGCAGTAACAGCACCGCCAGCTCGTGA